The Archocentrus centrarchus isolate MPI-CPG fArcCen1 chromosome 7, fArcCen1, whole genome shotgun sequence genome window below encodes:
- the LOC115783682 gene encoding extracellular matrix protein 2 isoform X2, with product MQTPRTWIVFICLSGIISSGQNLDSGHDTDALMEISTDAPELLIAPIPSPRIDAGVTLLDAHAAESEDEHLQANAEKETEQEKTDFTNLEAGRRRRSAWGTRKHAATVESIAYRIAGLGRPMIGWRKRGKGEDVSSALLAALRVLHAEKRRLMDLSKAREEEEDDDDDEDEDDDDDDDDDDDDEDDDDEDEEEEEEEEEEEEEEEAEEEEEEEEEETTESPSNQTETLTSFTESPVKCQSTEREITCRGIGMIHLPSFHNLEATKLDLAENNIRIITAQAFSGLLNLDTLDLSQNVLDDESFSQNPLSNLTFLKKLNLDGNQITMIPVLPPSLEELKVKNNRLSTLTPHCFKGLMSLLKLELEGNTLHEGSVSPLAFRPLQRLLDLHLNNNSFRSLPLNLPPSLQTLKMNENLIKEVTEEALRNCIHLRVLELSRNHLHEQGIVTHAWTRLKSLEVLDLSHNLFTSVPLNLPRALRKLTLQHNSISHIRAFTFRHLRPGLQSLCLSHNALSNEGIEQFSFVGTYRSLDELLLDNNRLGEVPRCVRQFKSLQVLRLNNNQIRLVRRWGVCHPHNSGSLASVHLENNHLEVEKIPPNAFSCLTDPQGLVLYPQQWSTYD from the exons ATGCAAACGCCAAGGACGTGGATTGTGTTCATCTGTCTGAGTGGAATAATTTCATCAGGACAAAACCTAGACTCTGGTCATGACACGGATGCTTTAATGGAAATCTCCACTGACGCTCCTGAATTATTAATAGCACCCATTCCTTCACCAAGGATTGATGCAGGAGTGACACTGCTGGATGCACATGCTGCTG AGAGTGAAGATGAGCATCTCCAAGCAAATGCTGAAAAGGAGACTGAGCAGGAAAAAACTGATTTCACAAACCTGGAAGCCGGTAGAAGAAGGAGAAGCGCCTGGGGGACGAGAAAACATGCAGCTACAGTGGAGTCCATCGCATATAGAATA GCAGGTTTGGGGCGACCCATGATTGGCTGGAGAAAGCGCGGAAAAGGAGAAGACGTGAGCAGCGCTCTTCTGGCTGCACTCAGGGTACTTCATGCTGAGAAGAGAAGACTGATGGATCTCAGCAAAGCacgagaggaggaggaagatgatgacGACGATGAAGATgaggacgatgatgatgatgatgatgatgatgatgatgatgaggacgatgatgatgaagatgaggaggaggaggaggaggaagaagaagaggaagaagag GAGGAAgcggaagaagaagaggaagaggaagaggaagaaacaaCTGAGTCACCCAGCAATCAAACAGAAACGCTCACCAGTTTTACAGAGTCTCCTGTTAAGTGTCAGAGTACTGAGAGAGAAATCACCTGCAGGGGCATCGGCATGATTCACCTGCCAAGCTTCCATAACCTGGAGGCCACTAAGCTGGACTTGGCAG AGAACAACATCAGAATCATCACTGCACAAGCTTTCTCTGGCCTTCTTAACCTGGACACACTGGACCTGAGCCAAAACGTACTGGACGATGAGTCGTTCAGCCAAAACCCGCTTTCT AACTTGACCTTTCTGAAGAAGCTGAATCTGGATGGCAACCAGATCACCATGATCCCAGTGCTTCCTCCATCTCTGGAGGAgctcaaagtgaaaaacaacagGCTGAGTACACTtaccccacactgcttcaaag GTTTGATGAGCCTCCTGAAGCTAGAGCTGGAAGGGAATACCCTTCATGAGGGCAGTGTGTCCCCTCTAGCTTTCAGACCACTACAGAGACTTCTGGACCTCCACCTGAACAACAATAGCTTCCGCTCCCTACCTCTGAACCTTCCACCCTCTCTTCAG ACgcttaaaatgaatgaaaatctgaTTAAGGAGGTGACAGAGGAGGCGCTGAGGAACTGCATTCATTTGAGAGTGCTGGAACTGAGTCGCAACCATCTGCACGAGCAAGGCATCGTTACTCATGCCTGGACCCGTCTCAA gtcCTTGGAAGTCTTGGATTTATCCCACAACCTGTTCACCTCCGTTCCGCTGAATCTGCCTCGCGCCCTTCGTAAACTGACCCTTCAACACAACAGCATCAGTCACATCCGTGCCTTCACATTTCGTCACCTGCGGCCTGGCCTGCAGTCCCTGTGTCTGTCCCACAATGCCCTGAGCAATGAGGGTATCGAACAGTTCTCTTTTGTTGGAACTTACCGCTCACTGGATGAGCTCTTATTGGACAACAATCGCCTCGGAGAGGTCCCGCGCTGCGTCAGGCAGTTTAAGAGCCTGCAGGTGCTGAGACTGAACAACAATCAGATCAG GCTGGTGAGGCGGTGGGGAGTGTGCCACCCTCACAATTCGGGCTCCTTGGCTTCAGTCCACCTTGAAAATAATCATCTGGAAGTCGAGAAGATTCCTCCAAATGCTTTCTCCTGTCTCACTGACCCTCAGGGACTTGTCCTATATCCCCAGCAGTGGTCCACATATGACTAA
- the LOC115783682 gene encoding extracellular matrix protein 2 isoform X1 translates to MQTPRTWIVFICLSGIISSGQNLDSGHDTDALMEISTDAPELLIAPIPSPRIDAGVTLLDAHAAAESEDEHLQANAEKETEQEKTDFTNLEAGRRRRSAWGTRKHAATVESIAYRIAGLGRPMIGWRKRGKGEDVSSALLAALRVLHAEKRRLMDLSKAREEEEDDDDDEDEDDDDDDDDDDDDEDDDDEDEEEEEEEEEEEEEEEAEEEEEEEEEETTESPSNQTETLTSFTESPVKCQSTEREITCRGIGMIHLPSFHNLEATKLDLAENNIRIITAQAFSGLLNLDTLDLSQNVLDDESFSQNPLSNLTFLKKLNLDGNQITMIPVLPPSLEELKVKNNRLSTLTPHCFKGLMSLLKLELEGNTLHEGSVSPLAFRPLQRLLDLHLNNNSFRSLPLNLPPSLQTLKMNENLIKEVTEEALRNCIHLRVLELSRNHLHEQGIVTHAWTRLKSLEVLDLSHNLFTSVPLNLPRALRKLTLQHNSISHIRAFTFRHLRPGLQSLCLSHNALSNEGIEQFSFVGTYRSLDELLLDNNRLGEVPRCVRQFKSLQVLRLNNNQIRLVRRWGVCHPHNSGSLASVHLENNHLEVEKIPPNAFSCLTDPQGLVLYPQQWSTYD, encoded by the exons ATGCAAACGCCAAGGACGTGGATTGTGTTCATCTGTCTGAGTGGAATAATTTCATCAGGACAAAACCTAGACTCTGGTCATGACACGGATGCTTTAATGGAAATCTCCACTGACGCTCCTGAATTATTAATAGCACCCATTCCTTCACCAAGGATTGATGCAGGAGTGACACTGCTGGATGCACATGCTGCTG CAGAGAGTGAAGATGAGCATCTCCAAGCAAATGCTGAAAAGGAGACTGAGCAGGAAAAAACTGATTTCACAAACCTGGAAGCCGGTAGAAGAAGGAGAAGCGCCTGGGGGACGAGAAAACATGCAGCTACAGTGGAGTCCATCGCATATAGAATA GCAGGTTTGGGGCGACCCATGATTGGCTGGAGAAAGCGCGGAAAAGGAGAAGACGTGAGCAGCGCTCTTCTGGCTGCACTCAGGGTACTTCATGCTGAGAAGAGAAGACTGATGGATCTCAGCAAAGCacgagaggaggaggaagatgatgacGACGATGAAGATgaggacgatgatgatgatgatgatgatgatgatgatgatgaggacgatgatgatgaagatgaggaggaggaggaggaggaagaagaagaggaagaagag GAGGAAgcggaagaagaagaggaagaggaagaggaagaaacaaCTGAGTCACCCAGCAATCAAACAGAAACGCTCACCAGTTTTACAGAGTCTCCTGTTAAGTGTCAGAGTACTGAGAGAGAAATCACCTGCAGGGGCATCGGCATGATTCACCTGCCAAGCTTCCATAACCTGGAGGCCACTAAGCTGGACTTGGCAG AGAACAACATCAGAATCATCACTGCACAAGCTTTCTCTGGCCTTCTTAACCTGGACACACTGGACCTGAGCCAAAACGTACTGGACGATGAGTCGTTCAGCCAAAACCCGCTTTCT AACTTGACCTTTCTGAAGAAGCTGAATCTGGATGGCAACCAGATCACCATGATCCCAGTGCTTCCTCCATCTCTGGAGGAgctcaaagtgaaaaacaacagGCTGAGTACACTtaccccacactgcttcaaag GTTTGATGAGCCTCCTGAAGCTAGAGCTGGAAGGGAATACCCTTCATGAGGGCAGTGTGTCCCCTCTAGCTTTCAGACCACTACAGAGACTTCTGGACCTCCACCTGAACAACAATAGCTTCCGCTCCCTACCTCTGAACCTTCCACCCTCTCTTCAG ACgcttaaaatgaatgaaaatctgaTTAAGGAGGTGACAGAGGAGGCGCTGAGGAACTGCATTCATTTGAGAGTGCTGGAACTGAGTCGCAACCATCTGCACGAGCAAGGCATCGTTACTCATGCCTGGACCCGTCTCAA gtcCTTGGAAGTCTTGGATTTATCCCACAACCTGTTCACCTCCGTTCCGCTGAATCTGCCTCGCGCCCTTCGTAAACTGACCCTTCAACACAACAGCATCAGTCACATCCGTGCCTTCACATTTCGTCACCTGCGGCCTGGCCTGCAGTCCCTGTGTCTGTCCCACAATGCCCTGAGCAATGAGGGTATCGAACAGTTCTCTTTTGTTGGAACTTACCGCTCACTGGATGAGCTCTTATTGGACAACAATCGCCTCGGAGAGGTCCCGCGCTGCGTCAGGCAGTTTAAGAGCCTGCAGGTGCTGAGACTGAACAACAATCAGATCAG GCTGGTGAGGCGGTGGGGAGTGTGCCACCCTCACAATTCGGGCTCCTTGGCTTCAGTCCACCTTGAAAATAATCATCTGGAAGTCGAGAAGATTCCTCCAAATGCTTTCTCCTGTCTCACTGACCCTCAGGGACTTGTCCTATATCCCCAGCAGTGGTCCACATATGACTAA